Genomic segment of Pseudomonas iranensis:
TGGCAGCGGGCGGGTAATCGATGTGGCGCAAATACAGGTACAACACCGGGATCGCCGTTATGGCGAAGACCAGTCCGATGGCCAGTGCATTGAGCCACGGCTGCGCTGGCAGCAACCAGTACGCAACCGCCAACCCGCAAGCGAACGGCACGGCAAAACTCGGCACAGCGATTTTTACGCTCTGGCGATCCAGACGCAGATCGATGACATCGCTGAGAATGTGCCCGAGCAGCAAGGCGAAGCTCAGGCTGTAGAGATCTTTCAGCCAGTGCGGCGCGATCAGTTGCGCGCCGCTGAGCTGCCAGCCCGGTTCGATCCAGAAGTACATCAGCAACGGCAAACCGAAGCTCGCCAGCAGCAACTGGCTGACGATCGGAATCAGGCCGAAGTGACGGCCGACCCGGGTCGCCAGGGCAAACAGCGCCATGGTTAGCAACCAGAAGCCGAAAACCATCATGCCGCTGGCTCCGCAACCGGTTCATGGCGCCCGGCCCACGGTGCGAGCATGAAGCTGAACGCCAGGCCGAGGCTTACCGACAGGCCGAAATTGCTCACCGCCGGCGTACTGGAGACCGCCAGCAGGCCGAACGACAGCCACGTCGTCACGGCTGCGAGCAAGGTGCCGAGCAGACTTACCGCCGCGCCGCCGACCTGTTCGCGCATGAGGATTGCGTAATCGACGCTGATCGCCGTCACCAGCAACAGGCCGAAAAGACTGAACAAGGTCAGTGGCTGACCGAGCCAGCCGAGGCTGGCCAGACTGCACAGCGCCGCCAGCAGTGGCAGGGCGACGATGCGCAGTGCGCCAGTCAGGCCGAACGGCAGCATCAGTACCAGCACGATCAACACGCAGGAGGCCAGTTTCAGTTCGGCGGCGCTGATCTGCGTGGCGGCGAACACCTTGTTCAGATCACCGAGGCGATCGACCAGCACCACCCCCGGCAAATCGAGCGCTTGCACGCGCAACAACGACGGATTGTTCAAGCCCTGCAAACTGGTCATCGCTGCGACGCCGTCTTCAGTCGGTCCAAGCCACAGTGTCCGATACGGCTCACCGAGCGGGCCGGCCAGCGCGGCGTCGATGTCTTCGGCGGGCAGGGTCTGCAACTGCTGCAATTCATTTTGCAACGCAGCCACCGGCACGCCGAGATCGAGCAGCGGTTGCCAGAATGACGGCAGCTTGTTCAGTGATTCGCGCACTTGCTGTTGCTGGCTCGGCGCGCTGACCAGTTGATCAAGGGCCAGATAGCCTTGCAGTTTGTCGAGGTTGACCAGTTGCTGCAGGCGCTCGCTCAGCGCTGCCTGGCGCTCGAGCAATTGCTCCTGATTGGCCGCACGGACGAGGAAGAACTGGCTGGTCGGTTGATACCCAGTGATGCGCGCGATGGTCTGCGCTTCGTCGGTCAGATGCTGCGGCGCGCCGACCCATTGGCGGATATCGTTTTTGCTCTGCAACTGCATCAGGCCGCCGACGCAGAAGGCGATCAGCAGGGCCAGCAGCGCGGGCGTGCGAATGCATCCGAGCAGTGCCTCACGCAGATGAATCAGGCGTTCGGCCAGGCGCAGCGGCCATTGCGCCGGGCGCAGTTGGACATTTTTCAGCAGCGCCGGCAGCAGGCAGACCGCCGACAGATAGGCACCGAGCAAACCGGCAGCGGAGAACACGGCGATCTGCGTCAGCGCCGGGAACGGTGTCCAGGCCAGCGCCAGGTAGCCGATAACGCTGGTGATCAGGCTCAGGGTCAGCCCCGGCAAGGTCAGGCGCAGGGCCGGCCAGCTGCGCCAGGGCTTGAGGCTCCAGCTCTTGGATAGATAGTGCAGTGGGTAATCGACGGCAACGCCGATCAGACTCGAGCCGAGCACCAGCGTCATCACATGCATGTGACCGAACAGCGCCACGCAGGCCACCGCGCCGAACAGCATGCCGACCAGCACCGGCACAAATGCCAGCAGCACGCCCCAGCGGCGAAACGCCAACAGCAGCAACAGCAGAATGCCGACCGTCGCGCCACCGCCGACCCAGGTCATTTCGCGGGTGGCTTGTTGCTGGCCGTTGGCGGCATAGAGCAGGCCACTGGCGGCGAGCAACTGCACGCCGCTTTGCGGCGCTTGCTCGCGGCTGTGCTGGAGCAGCTCTGCCACTTGTAGCGGCAGGTTCATGTCGAAAGCATTGCCGGTGGTGCGCGCACGCAGCATCACCCAGCTCTTGCCGTCGGCCTCGGCGACCAGTGCGCCGCTGCCAATGTCCAGTTGCACTGCGCCATGTTTCGGCTGGCTGTTCTGGATGCGCCCGGTCAGGCCCAGCCAGTCGTCCTGGCTCGGCACCAGGGTAAAGCCGTTGAACGGGTCGAACAGCGCCTGCACCCGCTGCTGGATGAACGCGTCGGGGTGCTCGCTGAGTAGCTGCCGATCATCCGCCGAGAGCATCGCCAAACGCCCTTGCAGCAATTGCTTGCGCAGCGCCGGCAAGTCGGCTTGCAGGTTCCACTGCACGGTTTCGAACAGACCGCTGGCCTGCCATTGTTCGCCCAGTTGCTGGGCCATGGTCAGCGCTTGCTGGCGATCGGCGTGGCCGACCAGCACCAGCATTTCGCGATTGAGCGGTTCTTGCATGCGCTGTTCGGCGCGCACTTCCAGCGCGTCTGGACTGGTGCCGGGTACCAGCTCCATGAGATTGGCCGACAGCGGCGCACCGTCGCGCCACTGCCAGGCAGCCAGCGCGACGACGGCCAGCAGCAGGCTCAGAAACAGCCAGGGCAGCTTGCGTTCACTCGGCAAAGTCATGTTGCTCCGCTTCGCTCAGGGGTTGCTCGGCCGTACTGTCGTGCATGCGCAGCAGGGTGCTGTCGCCCTGGGTTTCCAGCAGCTCGATGGTTTGCACAAGGGCGCCACCATCGATATTGATCTGCTTGAACACTTGCTTGAGCAGCATCGAACGCGGCGTCAGAGTCAGTTGCCACTGCTGCGCCGTGCCGCTCAGGGCCAGTTCGAAATCCCGCTGCAAACCGCTGCTGTCACCTTGCAGCACGGCGAGGAACAAACGGTTCTGCTCGGCGCCGGCGCTCTTGTTCGGCAGCAGTTGCCAGCCGTTGGTGTCACGGCGGGCGATGCCATTGGCGGTGATGCGGTAATCCTGTTGCAGCGGAGTTTTCAACAGCCACAGCAGGCCATGATTTTTCGCGAGGACGAAGCTGCCCTTGCTGATCAGCGGCTGCGGCAGGGCGCGCAGGTGTTTTTCCTGGATGAACTGGCCGTGGATAACATCCGGTTTCGCCAGTTGTTCACTGAGTTGTTGCAGGTCGAAGGCATTGGCCCATGACGACACGGCCAGCAGCGTCAACGCGCCGAGGCTTCTGAAAAACACATTCATCGCAGCATCCTTTCCACGGCATCGGTGAAGACTTTGGGTGAAGCCAGTTGCATCTCGCGGCTGCTGACTTCGACGGCGACCTGCACGGAGCTTGCGCGGGTCAGGCGTTCGCCGGTCTGCAGGTCGGTGATCAGGTAATTGATCTTCAGACGGTTTTCCCACTCGACCAGACTGGCGCGCACGTTCAGCCGCTGGCCGAACACCGCGCCGCGCACGTAGCGAAGTTGCAGGTCGATGATCGGCCAGGCGTAACCCGACTCGACCATGTGCGTGTAGTTGTGGCCGATCTTGTCCAGCAGCGCACAGCGTGCCACTTCGAGATATTTGACGTAATGGCCGTGCCAGACCACGTGCATGGTGTCGACGTCGAAAAACGGCACCAGAATCTCGGTATCGGCGTGAAGCACTCCGGCACTACGCATGCAGCCTCCAGTGTTGCGCGGCGATGCGTTGCAGGCACAGGCGCAGTTCGCCTTCCAGCGCGCGGTCTTCGATGACCGGCGGGAAGTCCTTGCCCAGCTCTTCGTGCATCGCTGCCAGTGCCGGCGGCAGCGGGCGCGCATCGGCGGCTTGAGCGCGCAGCCACACGCCCTGATTGGCGGCGAGCAGCGTGGCGGCGGCGACCTGTTCGGTCAGCTCCAGCACGCGAATCGCATCACGGGCGGCGATGGTGCCCATGCTCACCTTGTCCTGGTTGTGGCATTCGGTGGAGCGCGAGAACACGCTGGCCGGCATGGTGTTTTTCAGCGCTTCGGCGGTCCAGGCGCTGGTGCCGATCTGCACGGCTTTGAAGCCGTGGTTGATCATCGCCCGATCGGCGGGGGCGCCGGAGAGGTTGCTCGGCAAGCCGTGGTTGTAGCGCTCGTCGACCAGCAACGCCAATTGCCGATCGAGCAGATCGGCGACGTTGGCCACGAGGTTTTTCAGGCTGTCCATGGCGAACGCAATGTGGCCACCGTAGAAGTGCCCACCATGCAGAACACGCTCGGCTTCGGCGTCGATGATCGGGTTGTCGTTGGCGCTGTTCAGCTCGGTTTCGATGAAGCCGCGCAGCCAGTTCAGGCTGTCGGCCAGCACGCCGAGCACATGCGGCGCGCAACGCAGCGAATAACGATCCTGCAGACGATGCAGTGGTGCGGTCGGCGCGTCGATTGCCAGATCCTTGCGCAGCCACGCGGCGACCTGCATCTGTCCCGGATGCGGCTTGGCGGCGAACAGGCGTTCGTCGAAGTGCTCCGGATTGCCTTGCAGCGCAAAGACGTTGAGCGCGGTGATGCGTGTGGCGAGTTGCAGCAAATAATCGGCGCGGGCGAAAGCGAGGCAGGCGAGGCCGGTCATCACCGCCGTGCCGTTCATCAGCGCCAGCGCCTCTTTCGGGCGCAGCACCAGCGGCGTCCAGCCGAGCTCGCGATGCACGTCGGCAGCCTGACGACGTTCGCTACGGAACATCACTTCGCGCTCGCCGGACAGGGTTGCGGCGACATAGGACAGCGGCGTCAGATCGCCGCTGGCACCCACCGAACCCTCTTCGGGAATCAACGGCAGGATGTCGTATTCGAGAAACGCATGCAGACGCTCGAGCAGTTCGACGCGCACCCCGGAAACGCCGTGACACAACGACTGCAAACGCGCCGCCAGCACCGCGCGGGTTGCCTGCGCGTCGAGCAGTTTGCCTAGGCCGCAGCCGTGAAAAGTGTAGAGATGACGCGGCAGCGCCTCGACGTGATGCAGCGGCACCGCGACCACGCAGGAATCGCCGTAACCGGTGGTGACGCCGTAGATCACACCTTCCTTGTCCAGCAGCGAATCGAGAAACCGCGCGCCCTTGGCGATGCGCTCGCGATAGTCGGCGTCAGCCTGCAATTGCACGGACGCCTGACGGTTGGCCAGGGCCAGCACGTCTTCGATGCGCAAAGGGCGTTCGCCGAAGGTTACCGGCTCATGGGTTGGCGTCGTCATCGGTCTTCCAGAAAGGGTAAAAGTTGAACCATTGCTGCGGGGCTTCGAGGCAATAGTGACTCAGGCGCTGCGCGTAGCGGGTGGCCCACTGATGAATGACCTGCTCGCGCTCGCGGCGTGTCCACACCACCGCGTCGGCGAACGGTTCGAGATTCAGGCGATAGTGGCCGTCGGGTTGCTTGAGGCACATCAGCAGATTGACCGGACACTTGAGCAGGCCGGCCAGCAACCACGGGCCTTGCGGAAATGGCGCCGGATGGCCGAGAAAATCCACCGTCACGCTGCGCCCACCGTGCAGTGGCACGCGGTCACCGGCAATCGCCAGCCACTCGCCGCGTTCCAGCCGTTCATGCAGTTGCAGCATGATCACCGGGTCGAGTTCGCTGACCTGAAGCAGGCGCAGATTGGTCGCCCCGGCCTCGCCAAGCAAGCGGTTGAATTGCTCGGCGTGCTTGGTGTGCACCAGCACGTTCATGGTGACCTTTTCGCCGATCTCCGCCAGCGCGCGGCAGACTTCGAGATTGCCCAGATGCGCGCCGACCAGCAGTTGCCCGCGACTGCCGCGCAACTGCTTGCGCAGCAGCGCTGGGTCGATGATTTCGATCTGCTCGATGCTCAGCTTGCCGTTCCACACATCGAGCTTGTCAAGCAGCGAATCGGCAAAGGTCATGAACTGGCTGAACACCCGCCAGTGACTCGGGCGCAGATCGTCGCGCCGGCTCCACTCGGCCAGCCGCTGCTGGTACTGCCAGGCACTGCGCCGGGCGACGCGGCCGAAGAGGAAAAAGTACAGCACGATGCCATAAAGCAACGGACTGAGCAGGCGGCGGCCGAGGACTTTGGCGGCGAACGCGGTGAATTTCATCAGCAGGAAACTGCCGCGCTCTTCGCGGTCGGCCCAGTGCTTCTTGTCGACTTCTTCGCTCATGGTTTCCACCGCCGCCAGAGAATCAGCGGCCAACGCAGCAACATGCCGAAGAACAGCCGCGTGTGCATGCTGGAAATCAGCGCGTTGTCGTGGAACAGGCGAAAGTGCGATACACCGTCCAGCGGGTAATGCACGCTGGTCTGCAGCCAGCGCATCGGCTGATTGCGCCAGGCCAGACGCACGAGGATGTCCGAGTCGAAATCCATGCGTTTGCCGACTTTCGCCGAGTCAATCACCGCCAGAGTCGGCGCCAACGGATAAACACGGAAGCCGCACATCGAATCGCGAATCTGCAACGACAGGGTGTTGATCCACACCATCACGTGGGTCAGGTAGCGCGCGTACAAGCGCCCTTTCGGCACGCTCTCGTCGAACAGCGGATAGCCGCAGATCATCGCCTCGGGATGGGCGCGGGATTCGCCGACGAAGCGCGCGACGTCGTGCAAATCGTGCTGACCGTCGGCATCGACCTGCAAGGCATGGCTGTAGCCCAGACGCGAGGCTTCGCGCAGACCGGTCATCACCGCGCCGCCCTTGCCCTGATTGGCCGTCAGGCGCACCAGAAAAACCCTGTCGCGCTCGGCCAGTGCGTCGAGCACCCGCGCGCAGGACGGCTCGCTGGCGTCGTCCACCAGAATGCACGGCAGACCTTGTGCAAGCAGGGCATCGACCACGGTGGTGATCGCGGTTTCGTGGTTGTACACCGGGATTACGGCGCAGGGGTTATGCATGGGCAGGCCCCAGGAGAATGCGTCCGCTGGAACATGTCGCCGTGTCATTGCGATAAGCGAAATACAACTTGCCGCGCTCGGCATCGAAACGCAGATGCAGCTGGATTTCATCACCCGGACGCACCAGTTGCTGGAATTTCAGCACTTCCATTCCGGCAAACGCGCCGTCCAGATTCAGCAACTGCCGACCCAGATTCAGCGCCCATTCCACCTGCACCACCCCGGGCAACACCGGCGCCTTGGGAAAGTGTCCGCTGAAGTAGGCCAGATCCGGCGGCACGCTGAGTTGCAGGCTCCATTCGCCGTCGCTTGCGCTTTGCTCCAGCACTTCGGGGGCTTTGGGTCGCGCGGCCAGCAGCAGCGCTTCGACGTCGGCTTGCGCCAGTTTGCCTTGGCTGTTCAATGGCAGTTGCCGCAGCAGGCGCCAGCGTCGGGGCAGGGCGAGGGCTTCGCAATGTTGGCTCAGATGTTTGCGCAGGGTTTCGGTCAGACCACGGCGGCCGTGCTCGCGCAGGGCGAACAGGCCCGATTCGCTGAGCACCAGCAGCGCACCGAGCGAGGCGCGGTTTTCCTGCACGACACCGAGGCGCGCTTCGGCGACCCAGTCGTGATCGACCAGAGCCTGCTCGAGCATGGGCAACGAGATGCGTTTTTCTTCCAGTTTGACGATGCGGTCCAGTCGCCCCAGCAGCTCGAAGCGACCATCGGCGACGATGCGCGCGGCGTCGGCGCTGTGTTCGACATGGCCGGCAGGCAGGTAAGGCGAGGCGATCAGCAGGGCGCCGTCGCTGTCCTGGCTCAGTTCGACGCCAGCGAACGCTTGCCACAACGACTCGCCTTGTCGCCAGGCAATGCCGCCGGTTTCCGAGCTGCCGAGGATTTCCGTCGGCCATTGCTGCAAGCGCTGGTGCAGGCTTTGCGCCGCTTCCGGTGGCAACGCGCCCCCGGAGGAAAACACCCGGCGCACCGCGCTCAGGGCCGGCCAGTCGAGGTTGTCGCCCATGCGCTTGAGCAGCGCCGGGCTGGCGACCCAGGCGAAGGCCGGGTATTCGCGGCTGGCGCGTTGCAGGTCTTCGGAAAAGGCCAGTTGCCGGCGCACGAACGGACGCCCGGCGCACAATGGCCACAACACGCGAAACAGCAGGCCATAGATGTGTTGCGTGGCGACGCTGCCGATGATGCAGGCTTGACCGAGGTCTGCGCCCCACAACTGCTCCAGCGCTTCGACCTCGTTGGCCAACTGGCGCAAGGTCTTGTCGATGCGCTTGGGTTCGCCGCTGGAACCGGAAGTGCACAGGCTCAGGCGGCATTGATCGAGATCCAGTTCTGCACCGGCCAGGCCGGGCTGAGTGAAGTCGTGCAACTGGACGTCGCCGGGTTGGTCGGTCAGCCATAGATCGACTTCCTGCGACCAGCGCTGACGCGTCTGCGCTTGCAGATCCGCCGGCAGCAACACGCTGACGCCGGCACGCCAGGCACCGAGCAGGGCGATGGCGAGGTCGGCGGCATCTTCCAGATGCACGGCCAGCCTGTTCACGCCTCGGCTTTGCAGACCCGCGGCGACGCTCAAGGCCTGCGCTCGCAGTTGCGTGTGATCGAGTGCCGGCGCCTGGCAGATCGCCCGTGCCGGCAGTGCCTTGAGCAACAGCTGCTCAAGTTTTATCCAATTCATGTACGGCCTCTTACCCGTTGTCGTATCAGCCATTCAATGGCAAACATCAGGCCGATCAATCCATAGGAGATCAGGCCGGTGTACAACATCCACCAATCCAGCGGCGCCCACAGGGTGAGGAGGGCAGCGCACAAACCGTTGCAGAAGAAAAACACGCTCCAGGCCAGCGTCACCTTGCGCGTATAGCGAATGGCAACCTGCGGCAGTTCCGGCTCGCGCAAGCGCGCCAGACGCTCGACCATTGGCGGGCCGTATTTCAGGCTGGCGCCGAACAGCACCAGCATGAATGCGCTGATCAGCACCGGGTACCAGCGCAGCAGCTGCGGGCTGTCGAACACCGCCAGCAGCAGGCAGAACCCGATCGCAACGCATGCCATCCACAGGCTGCCGGGCTTGCGTTCGCCAGTCAGGGCGCGCGCCAGCCAAAGGCCTCCCAGCAGCAGCGCAAATTGCCACGGGGCGAAATGCTCCATGCCGAAATACACCGCAAAGGGGTACAGCAGACCGGCCAGCAGCAGGCCCAGGCCGATCAGTCGGCTCATGCGGCCGGTTGAACCAGACGGAACACCGCCTCGACCACGTCACCGACGGTGCGCACCGATTTGAACTCTTCGGCGGCGATTTTCTTGCCGGTCTGGCGTTTGATGTGATCGATCAGGTCGACCGCATCAATGCTGTCGATTTCCAGATCCTGATACAGATTGGCGTCCATGCTTACACGAGCCGGATCCAGTTCGAACAGCTCGACCAGGGCATCGCGCAGGGTGTTGAAGATATCGTCACGAGTTTGCATGGTCCGTTCTCAAGCTGCCTGTTTTGCCGTGACGAATGCCGCAAGGCTGGCCACGTTGGTGAAATGGTTGCGGGTGTCTTTGGCATCGGCGTCGATCTTGATGCCGTATTTTTTCTGGATCGCCAGACCCAGTTCCAGCGCGTCCACAGAGTCCAGGCCGAGGCCTTCGCCGAACAATGTCTGCTCGTCGCCGATGTCCTCGGGGCTGATGTCTTCGAGGCCCAAGGCGTCGATGATCAGCAGTTTGATGTCACGCACCAGGCTAGCGGTGTTCAGTTCGCTCATCTGCGGCGAGCTCCTTAATGAAATAGTCATGCAAATAATCGTTGAGCTTGCGCGAGGCCTGCGGTGCGGGGCCTTGCGCGGCGAAGGTCTGTGGGTCTATATCGGCCCCCACGCGAAAACTGAAGTGCACGCGGCGATGGGGGATGCGATACCACGGCTCGGCTTTGGTCAGGGTGGTCGGGCTGACCTTGATGATCACCGGGGTAACGATTTTCGCACCGCGCAGGGCAATTGCCGCCGCGCCCCGATGAAAGGCCGGCGCCTGCCCCGGCTGGGTGCGGGTGCCTTCGGGGAAGATGATCAGGGTCTGGCCGTCCTGCAACGACTGCGCGGCGGCGTCGAGCATGTCCATGCTGCCGTCGTTGCTGATGTACTCGGTGCGGCGCAGCGGGCCACGGGTGAACGGGTTTTCCCAGAGGGTTTTCTTCACTACGCAATTGGCGTGGCGCACCAGACCGATGAGAAACACCACATCGATCAGCGACGGGTGGTTGGCGATGATCATCTGCCCCGGCTTACCGAGGCGCTCGGCACCCTCGATGTCGTAAGTGAGCACGCCGGTGCGAGCCATGAATCGCACGAAAAACCAGAACAAGCGACTGACCGTACGCCGCGCGCGCAGGCGATGAACCAGCGCGTCACCGGGCAGGCAGGCGAGCAGCGGAAATACCAACAGGCGCAGACACAGCCCGCCTAGCCCGAACAAGGCGAAGCTCGCAGCAGTGGCCAGCAGGCGCCAGTAGTAGGCGTCGCGGTGTTTGGCGGTCACGGGTTGCGATGCCAGGTCCATACACGATTTTTCCACGCATGTTGGCAGTCAGGTTGCTGGCCGAGCAGGGTTCGCAGCAGGTTGAGCGCGTGCGGCCAGTGCGCCTTGGACCGGGTTTCGGTGCTGCTGTTCAGGGTCAGCCGCCAGTCGGTACCGGGCGTGAGCAATAAACCCAGCGCGTAAGGGAATGGCACGTCATCGACCCACTGCGAATAGGCCTCGGGCGGTTGTTCTTCGGTGATCACCAGCAGCACGGCCGGGGCGCCTTCATCAAGCAGTGCCGCTGCTTCGAGCATGCCGTGTTCAAGGCCATCGCCAGCCGCCGCGAGGGCGGTCATTTCGCTGGTTTCACCGCGCATGATCGACCACAAACCGATGATCGCGTTATGCACTGAAAGGCTGAATTGGGTCGGCGACAAGGGCTGTTCGGTGGCCAGATCGCGGAGGATTTCGAATGTGCGTGGGGTTTCGCCGTGCCGCGAGACGAACACCAGTGGCAGATGGTCCCGGCCTTCGGCCAGCGGCCAGCCAACGCTGAAGGCCATCCGCGCCAGGCGGCTGAGGCGACGGCGTTGCATGGCCGGCAGAAACGACACATCGGGCGCGGCATCACTGCTCTGCAGCACGACCGGTTGTCGGCTCCAGGCCTGCCAGGCGTCCACGCTGTCGAGCCCCGGGGCCCACGCGCGCCATTGGGCGATGTTGAAGTTGATCACGGACATTCATCCCGCCCCTGCGGGCTTTCGTTGACGCGTTGAGTCGCCAGCGCCGCAGCAGGCTTGGCTTGGCGCAGGGCGCCGGGTGGCGCGCATTATCCCGGTGCGACGGGTGTGTAGCAAATGTTGGTTACATTTTGCCCAACAAAATGTACCGAGCGGTTCGCTGCATGGCTATCACTTGGCCATTATCCAGATTTGACGCGGCGTGTCTGTCAGGTGTCTCTGGGATGGCTGGCGGTTTTTTCCATGCCTGGGCGTCGATTTTTACACCTGACGACGTAGTCCATGTCGGTGAAGGTAGCGAAGCGCGGTCACCGCCAACTACACTCGGTCATTCTTTGATACACGGAGGTTTGGTCATGCGGCGCGTGGTGTTCAATCAGAAAGGTGGCGTGGGCAAATCCAGCATCGCCTGCAATCTGGCGGCGGTCAGCGCCAGCGAGGGTTATCGCACGTTGTTGGTCGACCTCGATGCCCAGGCCAATTCCACTCAGTATCTGACCGGGCTCACCGGCGATGACATTCCGATGGGCATCGCCGATTTCTTCAAACAGAGCCTGTCTTCAGGGCCGTTCTCGAAAAAGAATCAGGCGGACATCTACGAAACCCCTTTCGACAACCTGCACATCATCACCGCCACCGCCGAACTGGCCGACCTGCAGCCCAAGCTCGAGGCCAAGCACAAGATCAACAAGCTGCGTAAGTTGCTCGATGAGCTATCGGAAGACTACGACCGGATCTATCTCGATACCCCGCCAGCACTGAATTTCTACGCGGTATCGGCGCTGATTGCCGCGGATCGAGTATTGATTCCCTTTGACTGCGACAGCTTTTCACGTCAGGCCCTGTACGGACTGATCGCCGAGATCGAAGAGTTGAAGGATGACCACAACGAAGGGTTGGAAGTCGAAGGCATTGTGGTCAATCAGTTTCAGGCGCGGGCCAGCCTGCCACAGCAGATGCTCGATGAGTTGATCGCCGAAGGCTTGCCGGTATTACCGGTGTATCTGAGCAGTTCGGTGCGCATGCGCGAGTCGCACCAAGCGAGCATGCCGCTGATCCACCTCGATCCACGGCACAAGCTGACCCAGCAGTTTGTGGAACTGCACAATCTGCTGGAAGACCACTGATTCCCCGACTCACACGCAAATCCTGTGGGAGCGAGCCTGCTCGCGAAGAGGCCGGCACATTCAACATCGGCGCTGAATGATCGACCGCCTTCGCCAGCAGGCTCGCTTCCACAGGGTGATCTGTGGTGGGTCAGATGCCTTGGCTACGCAGCCACGCCATCAACTGCGGCAATGGCGACGCACCACTTTGCCGCGCTACTTCCCTGCCGTTTTTAAACAGAATCAGACTCGGAATCGAGCGAATCCCCAACTGCGCCGACAACTGCTGGTTCGCTTCGCTGTCGAGCTTGGCCAGCCGACACTTGCCCGCCAACTGTGCCGCAGCCTGTTCGAACACCGGCGCGAACGACTTGCACGGCCCGCACCAGTCCGCCCAGACATCCACCAGTAACGGCAGATCGCCCTTGATCTGACTGGCGTAATCGCCTTGCTTGAGTTCGAAAGGCTTGCTCAGCAGTACCGCAGATTTGCAGCGTCCGCACTTGGGTTGATCGGCGAGACGCTCGGCTGGAATGCGGTTGACGCCGTTGCAGGAGGGGCAGGGGATGAGGAGTGGGGTGGTCATGATTGGTTCTCTGATAGGCAGTCTATAGAACTGATTTGGAGTCGATCTGCCAACTTATCAATGTCGCAACTGCTCACATTTTCTCAAAACAGTTCCGGGATCGATGGCTAGTCTGAAGACCAATTCGGCGTTTAACGCTTGTCGTGAGGAGATCGCTTTGTCTTTATCTGCGTGCTACTTTTGTTGCACTAGTCGAGGAATCGATGATTCCTATGCATCAAATCGGAGCGACATAATGTCCGTAACTTCCAAGATACGCCGCCAAGGCGGCGCTGCCGTCATTACGATTCCGCCCACGCTTTTAAAGTTGTTGCATCTGGAGGTTGGCGCACAGCTAGAGCTGAATGTGGTCGATGGCGAACTGATTGCTCGTCCAGCCGTAGCCGCTACGCGTAAGCGTTATAGTTTGTCAGAGCTACTCGAAGGCGCAGAAGAATTGCAGAAACTTAACGCCCAGACTAGCGAGACCCTTGAAGGTGATTCTGTCGGCCGGGAGCTGGGTTGATGGTGCGCCGACAGCCCCCTCAGCGGGGTGACGTTTACTGGATTGATCCAAACCCAGTGGCGGGGCGGGAGATGATGAACAGACATCGCTTTGTGGTGATCACGCCCAGAGAGATCAACGCATTGGGCGTGAGCATGACGGTGCCTGTTACTAGCGGTGGGAATTTCAGCCGGAATATGGGTTTGGCGGTCGCCATTACTGGCCACGAAACCAATGGTGTAGCGGTGTGTAATCAGGTTCGCAGTTTTGACATAGAACAACGGGTACGAGACGGCACGGCCAAATTCATCGAGCGACTGGATGACGTGACAATGTCTGACATCGTCGACCGTGTAATCAGTGCAATCGACCCGCTAAGCTGAAGCGCCTACGAAGAACAACTGATCTCCAAATGCTTTCCCCACTCCGGTGGCCGCTCGGCGTAACCCTCCATCCCCGGCTGCTCCTCAAACGGTTTGCTCAGCACCGCATGCAGTCGGCGTACCTCGGCATAATCCCCTTGTTCCGCCGCATCAATAGCCTTTT
This window contains:
- a CDS encoding MMPL family transporter — translated: MTLPSERKLPWLFLSLLLAVVALAAWQWRDGAPLSANLMELVPGTSPDALEVRAEQRMQEPLNREMLVLVGHADRQQALTMAQQLGEQWQASGLFETVQWNLQADLPALRKQLLQGRLAMLSADDRQLLSEHPDAFIQQRVQALFDPFNGFTLVPSQDDWLGLTGRIQNSQPKHGAVQLDIGSGALVAEADGKSWVMLRARTTGNAFDMNLPLQVAELLQHSREQAPQSGVQLLAASGLLYAANGQQQATREMTWVGGGATVGILLLLLLAFRRWGVLLAFVPVLVGMLFGAVACVALFGHMHVMTLVLGSSLIGVAVDYPLHYLSKSWSLKPWRSWPALRLTLPGLTLSLITSVIGYLALAWTPFPALTQIAVFSAAGLLGAYLSAVCLLPALLKNVQLRPAQWPLRLAERLIHLREALLGCIRTPALLALLIAFCVGGLMQLQSKNDIRQWVGAPQHLTDEAQTIARITGYQPTSQFFLVRAANQEQLLERQAALSERLQQLVNLDKLQGYLALDQLVSAPSQQQQVRESLNKLPSFWQPLLDLGVPVAALQNELQQLQTLPAEDIDAALAGPLGEPYRTLWLGPTEDGVAAMTSLQGLNNPSLLRVQALDLPGVVLVDRLGDLNKVFAATQISAAELKLASCVLIVLVLMLPFGLTGALRIVALPLLAALCSLASLGWLGQPLTLFSLFGLLLVTAISVDYAILMREQVGGAAVSLLGTLLAAVTTWLSFGLLAVSSTPAVSNFGLSVSLGLAFSFMLAPWAGRHEPVAEPAA
- a CDS encoding outer membrane lipoprotein carrier protein LolA, whose product is MNVFFRSLGALTLLAVSSWANAFDLQQLSEQLAKPDVIHGQFIQEKHLRALPQPLISKGSFVLAKNHGLLWLLKTPLQQDYRITANGIARRDTNGWQLLPNKSAGAEQNRLFLAVLQGDSSGLQRDFELALSGTAQQWQLTLTPRSMLLKQVFKQINIDGGALVQTIELLETQGDSTLLRMHDSTAEQPLSEAEQHDFAE
- a CDS encoding HAL/PAL/TAL family ammonia-lyase, translating into MTTPTHEPVTFGERPLRIEDVLALANRQASVQLQADADYRERIAKGARFLDSLLDKEGVIYGVTTGYGDSCVVAVPLHHVEALPRHLYTFHGCGLGKLLDAQATRAVLAARLQSLCHGVSGVRVELLERLHAFLEYDILPLIPEEGSVGASGDLTPLSYVAATLSGEREVMFRSERRQAADVHRELGWTPLVLRPKEALALMNGTAVMTGLACLAFARADYLLQLATRITALNVFALQGNPEHFDERLFAAKPHPGQMQVAAWLRKDLAIDAPTAPLHRLQDRYSLRCAPHVLGVLADSLNWLRGFIETELNSANDNPIIDAEAERVLHGGHFYGGHIAFAMDSLKNLVANVADLLDRQLALLVDERYNHGLPSNLSGAPADRAMINHGFKAVQIGTSAWTAEALKNTMPASVFSRSTECHNQDKVSMGTIAARDAIRVLELTEQVAAATLLAANQGVWLRAQAADARPLPPALAAMHEELGKDFPPVIEDRALEGELRLCLQRIAAQHWRLHA
- a CDS encoding LpxL/LpxP family acyltransferase; protein product: MSEEVDKKHWADREERGSFLLMKFTAFAAKVLGRRLLSPLLYGIVLYFFLFGRVARRSAWQYQQRLAEWSRRDDLRPSHWRVFSQFMTFADSLLDKLDVWNGKLSIEQIEIIDPALLRKQLRGSRGQLLVGAHLGNLEVCRALAEIGEKVTMNVLVHTKHAEQFNRLLGEAGATNLRLLQVSELDPVIMLQLHERLERGEWLAIAGDRVPLHGGRSVTVDFLGHPAPFPQGPWLLAGLLKCPVNLLMCLKQPDGHYRLNLEPFADAVVWTRREREQVIHQWATRYAQRLSHYCLEAPQQWFNFYPFWKTDDDANP
- a CDS encoding acyl-CoA thioesterase, which codes for MRSAGVLHADTEILVPFFDVDTMHVVWHGHYVKYLEVARCALLDKIGHNYTHMVESGYAWPIIDLQLRYVRGAVFGQRLNVRASLVEWENRLKINYLITDLQTGERLTRASSVQVAVEVSSREMQLASPKVFTDAVERMLR